From one Mycolicibacterium sp. HK-90 genomic stretch:
- a CDS encoding HIT domain-containing protein translates to MTGDERSIVDPGGEDAIIDHGVGEPDHLQRLWTPHRMSYIVDAVKNDNKIGSAGSSQPFTDIPEMSDEDGLMVARGELVYAVLNLYPYNPGHLMVVPYRRVSELEDLTEPESAELMAFTQKAIRVIKAVSRPHGFNVGLNLGISAGGSLAEHLHMHVVPRWGGDANFITIIGGAKVIPQLLSETRELLATEWARQSGRGQRRDMDP, encoded by the coding sequence ATGACGGGCGACGAGCGGTCGATCGTGGACCCCGGCGGCGAAGACGCCATCATCGACCATGGCGTGGGTGAACCCGACCACTTGCAGCGGCTGTGGACACCGCACCGCATGAGCTACATCGTCGATGCGGTCAAGAACGACAACAAGATCGGCTCGGCCGGCTCGTCGCAGCCGTTCACCGACATCCCCGAGATGTCCGACGAGGACGGGCTCATGGTGGCCCGCGGGGAACTGGTCTACGCGGTGCTCAACCTCTACCCGTACAACCCGGGCCATCTCATGGTGGTGCCCTACCGGCGGGTGTCGGAGCTGGAGGACCTGACCGAGCCCGAGAGTGCTGAGCTGATGGCGTTCACGCAGAAGGCGATTCGCGTCATCAAGGCCGTCTCGCGTCCGCACGGGTTCAATGTCGGACTGAACCTGGGCATCTCGGCGGGCGGATCGCTCGCCGAGCACCTGCACATGCATGTGGTGCCGCGCTGGGGCGGCGACGCGAACTTCATCACGATCATCGGTGGCGCCAAGGTTATTCCGCAGCTGCTGAGCGAGACGCGGGAGCTGCTGGCCACGGAATGGGCTCGCCAGTCAGGGCGAGGACAGCGACGGGATATGGATCCGTGA
- the pgsA gene encoding phosphatidylinositol phosphate synthase, producing the protein MSNLFLMSRAAYAKLSRPVAKAALRAGLTPDIVTIVGTAGSVTAALTLFPIGQLWWGAFAVFLFVLADMLDGAMARERGGGTRFGAVLDAACDRIADGAIFAGLLWWAAFGLHNSTLVVALLICLVTSQVISYIKARAEASGLRGDGGIIERPERLVIVLVGAGLSGVPFLHIPWLLHVAAWLLAVASVITVAQRIHAVRTSPGAMDLLPLQPSPPDNGDTKEPGAS; encoded by the coding sequence GTGAGCAACCTCTTCCTGATGAGCCGGGCGGCCTACGCGAAGCTGTCGCGGCCGGTGGCCAAGGCGGCGCTGCGCGCGGGTCTCACCCCCGACATCGTCACCATCGTCGGTACCGCCGGGTCGGTCACCGCCGCACTGACCCTGTTCCCGATCGGTCAGTTGTGGTGGGGCGCGTTCGCCGTGTTCCTCTTCGTGCTCGCCGACATGCTCGACGGGGCGATGGCCCGGGAACGCGGGGGCGGCACCCGGTTCGGCGCCGTACTGGACGCGGCGTGTGACCGTATCGCCGACGGCGCCATTTTCGCCGGCCTGCTGTGGTGGGCGGCGTTCGGCCTGCACAACTCGACGCTCGTGGTCGCGCTCCTGATCTGCCTGGTCACCTCACAGGTGATCTCCTACATCAAGGCGCGCGCCGAGGCCAGCGGGTTGCGCGGGGACGGCGGCATCATCGAGCGCCCGGAGCGACTGGTGATCGTGCTGGTCGGGGCGGGGCTCTCGGGTGTGCCGTTCCTGCACATCCCATGGCTGCTGCACGTTGCGGCCTGGCTGCTGGCGGTGGCCAGCGTCATCACCGTGGCACAGCGGATACACGCGGTGCGCACCTCGCCGGGCGCCATGGACCTGCTGCCGCTGCAGCCGTCGCCGCCGGACAACGGCGACACAAAGGAGCCGGGAGCCTCGTGA
- a CDS encoding phosphatidylinositol mannoside acyltransferase: protein MPEVLARNIFDAGAWYAARDGGPQQLRKNLARVIGVPPAEVPDELMRASLASYARYWREAFRLPSMDLTAVAKRLDEVFVGADKLRVAHEAGRGAVLALPHSGNWDMAGVWLAQQFGTFATVAERLKPESLYRRFIDYRESLGFEVFPLSGGERPPFEVLSERLRDNMFVCLMADRDLTRNGVEVKFFGELTRMPAGPAKLAIATGAPLHPAHVHYDGDDCVVEIFDAIDTSSKDVTVVTQALADRFATNIAAHPADWHMLQPQWLADLSDERRARLGTT from the coding sequence ATGCCGGAAGTACTGGCGCGCAACATCTTCGACGCGGGTGCCTGGTACGCCGCCCGGGATGGTGGTCCGCAGCAGCTGCGCAAGAATCTGGCCAGGGTGATCGGCGTGCCGCCGGCCGAGGTGCCGGACGAGCTGATGCGTGCTTCACTGGCCTCATACGCCCGGTACTGGCGGGAGGCGTTCCGGTTGCCGTCGATGGATCTGACCGCTGTGGCAAAGCGTCTCGACGAGGTGTTCGTCGGCGCGGACAAGCTGCGGGTCGCCCACGAAGCGGGCCGCGGCGCAGTGCTGGCGTTGCCGCACAGTGGCAACTGGGACATGGCCGGCGTGTGGCTGGCCCAGCAGTTCGGCACCTTCGCCACCGTCGCCGAACGGCTCAAGCCCGAATCGCTGTACCGGCGGTTCATCGACTACCGGGAAAGCCTCGGGTTCGAGGTCTTCCCGCTGTCCGGCGGGGAACGTCCGCCGTTCGAGGTGCTCTCGGAACGGTTGCGGGACAACATGTTCGTCTGTCTGATGGCTGACCGCGACCTCACCCGCAATGGTGTCGAGGTCAAGTTCTTCGGTGAACTCACCCGGATGCCCGCAGGTCCGGCCAAGTTGGCCATCGCAACCGGCGCACCGCTGCATCCGGCGCATGTCCACTACGACGGGGACGATTGTGTGGTCGAGATCTTCGATGCCATCGACACCTCCTCGAAGGATGTCACGGTGGTGACCCAGGCACTGGCCGACCGGTTCGCCACGAACATCGCCGCCCACCCCGCCGACTGGCACATGCTGCAGCCGCAATGGCTGGCCGACCTGTCCGACGAACGCCGCGCCCGACTGGGTACCACCTGA
- a CDS encoding glycosyltransferase family 4 protein: MRIGMVCPYSFDVPGGVQSHVLQLAEVMRAGGHDVSVLAPSSPHVKLPEYVVSGGKAVPIPYNGSVARLRFGPATHRKVKRWLLEGDFDVLHLHEPNAPSLSMLALQAAEGPIVATFHTSTTKSLTLSVFQGILRPFHEKIVGRIAVSDLARRWQMEALGSDAVEIPNGVDVPSFANAPRLEGYPRPGRSVLFLGRFDEPRKGMPVLLGALPKLARRFADIEILIVGRGDEDALREEAGDLAGHLRFLGQVDDDAKAAAMRSADIYCAPNLGGESFGIVLVEAMAAGTAVVASELDAFNRVLDGGQAGRLVPVGDADALADALIEVLGDDALRERYIDAATERVARYDWSVVAGQIMRVYETVASPGVKVQVGD, translated from the coding sequence ATGCGTATCGGGATGGTCTGCCCCTATTCGTTCGATGTGCCGGGCGGGGTGCAATCCCATGTGCTGCAGCTGGCCGAGGTGATGCGTGCGGGTGGGCACGACGTCAGCGTCCTGGCTCCGTCGTCACCGCACGTGAAACTGCCGGAGTACGTGGTGTCGGGCGGCAAGGCCGTCCCGATTCCGTACAACGGATCGGTGGCGCGGCTGCGGTTCGGGCCCGCCACCCACCGCAAGGTCAAGAGGTGGCTGCTCGAGGGGGACTTCGACGTGCTGCACCTGCACGAACCCAACGCGCCCAGCCTGTCCATGTTGGCGCTGCAGGCGGCCGAAGGCCCGATCGTGGCGACCTTTCACACCTCGACGACAAAATCGTTGACACTCAGCGTGTTCCAGGGAATTCTGCGTCCCTTCCACGAGAAGATCGTCGGCCGCATCGCGGTGTCCGACCTGGCCCGGCGCTGGCAGATGGAGGCCCTCGGCTCGGATGCGGTCGAGATCCCCAACGGTGTCGACGTACCCTCGTTCGCGAATGCGCCTCGGCTGGAAGGCTATCCGCGGCCCGGCCGCAGCGTGTTGTTCCTCGGGAGGTTCGACGAACCCCGCAAGGGCATGCCGGTGCTGCTCGGTGCCCTGCCGAAACTGGCGCGGCGCTTCGCCGACATCGAGATCCTGATCGTGGGCCGTGGCGATGAAGACGCGCTGCGGGAGGAGGCCGGCGACCTGGCCGGGCACCTGCGCTTCCTCGGACAGGTCGACGACGATGCGAAGGCCGCGGCCATGCGCAGCGCCGACATCTACTGCGCACCCAACCTGGGCGGCGAGAGCTTCGGCATCGTGCTGGTCGAGGCGATGGCGGCGGGTACCGCCGTGGTGGCCAGCGAGCTGGACGCCTTCAACCGCGTGCTCGACGGTGGCCAGGCCGGCCGGCTGGTACCGGTCGGCGATGCCGATGCACTGGCCGACGCCCTGATCGAGGTGCTCGGCGACGACGCGCTGCGCGAGCGGTACATCGACGCGGCCACCGAGCGGGTTGCCCGGTACGACTGGTCGGTGGTGGCCGGCCAGATCATGCGGGTGTACGAGACGGTGGCCAGCCCGGGGGTCAAAGTGCAGGTGGGTGACTAG
- a CDS encoding NUDIX hydrolase has product MTTWIVIAALVVLVILLLVGGWAYQTANRLDRLHVRYDLSWQALDGALARRAVVARAVAIDAYAGAAEGKRLAALADAAERAPRAAREAAENELSAALSAVDPADLPVALVAELADAEARVLLARRFHNDAVRDTLALRERPAVRALRLGGTAALPTYFEIVETPDAQAVPNLGANPVSRRTSARIVLLDETGAVLLLRGSDPALDDPDRPAPRWWFTVGGAVQPGEDLAAAAARELAEETGLQATPAELIGPVWRRDAVIDFNASVIRSEEYFFIHRTARFEPSATGRTTLERHYIHGHRWCDATMIAELVAGGEAVYPLQLGELLAQANELAEQPAAPLVSTRGSAHRELQAIR; this is encoded by the coding sequence ATGACCACCTGGATCGTGATCGCGGCACTGGTTGTCCTGGTGATTCTCTTGCTGGTTGGGGGATGGGCCTACCAGACCGCCAACCGGCTCGACCGGCTGCACGTGCGCTACGACCTGTCGTGGCAGGCCCTCGACGGCGCGCTGGCCCGCCGGGCCGTGGTGGCGCGGGCCGTGGCCATCGACGCCTACGCCGGAGCTGCCGAGGGTAAGCGGCTCGCGGCGCTGGCCGATGCCGCCGAGCGGGCACCGCGCGCCGCGCGGGAGGCCGCCGAGAACGAATTGTCGGCCGCGTTGTCCGCGGTCGACCCGGCCGATCTGCCGGTGGCTCTGGTCGCCGAGCTGGCCGACGCGGAAGCCCGGGTGCTGCTGGCCCGGCGCTTCCACAACGACGCGGTGCGCGACACCCTGGCCCTGCGGGAACGTCCGGCCGTGCGGGCGCTGCGTCTCGGTGGAACCGCCGCCCTGCCAACCTATTTCGAGATCGTGGAGACTCCCGACGCTCAAGCGGTACCCAACCTGGGGGCGAACCCGGTGAGCCGCCGGACCTCGGCGCGGATTGTGCTGCTCGACGAAACCGGCGCGGTGCTGCTGCTGCGCGGCAGTGACCCCGCCCTCGACGACCCGGACCGGCCCGCGCCGCGCTGGTGGTTCACCGTCGGTGGGGCGGTCCAGCCCGGTGAGGATCTGGCGGCAGCGGCCGCGCGCGAACTCGCCGAGGAGACCGGGTTGCAGGCCACGCCGGCCGAGCTCATCGGGCCGGTCTGGCGCCGCGATGCCGTCATCGACTTCAACGCTTCGGTGATCCGCAGCGAGGAGTACTTCTTCATCCACCGGACCGCCCGGTTCGAGCCGTCGGCCACCGGGCGCACGACGCTGGAACGGCACTACATACACGGGCACCGTTGGTGCGATGCGACAATGATCGCCGAGTTGGTTGCCGGCGGGGAGGCCGTGTATCCGCTTCAACTGGGTGAGCTGCTGGCTCAGGCCAATGAACTGGCCGAACAGCCGGCAGCGCCGCTGGTGAGTACGCGCGGATCTGCGCATCGCGAGCTGCAAGCCATCCGGTGA
- the pdxS gene encoding pyridoxal 5'-phosphate synthase lyase subunit PdxS — MAEMLKGGVIMDVVTPEQAKIAEGAGAVAVMALERVPADIRAQGGVSRMSDPDMIEGIIEAVTIPVMAKARIGHFVEAQILQSLGVDYIDESEVLTPADYTNHIDKWRFTVPFVCGATNLGEALRRITEGAAMIRSKGEAGTGDVSNATTHMRKIGGEIRRLSSLSEDELYVAAKELQAPFDLVVEVARAGKLPVTLFTAGGIATPADAAMMMQLGAEGVFVGSGIFKSGNPAQRAAAIVKATTFYDDPDVLAKVSRGLGEAMVGINVEDIAQPHRLAERGW; from the coding sequence ATGGCTGAGATGCTCAAGGGTGGGGTGATCATGGATGTGGTCACCCCTGAGCAGGCCAAGATCGCCGAGGGTGCGGGGGCGGTGGCGGTGATGGCCCTGGAGCGGGTGCCCGCCGACATTCGTGCGCAGGGTGGGGTGTCGCGCATGTCGGATCCGGACATGATCGAGGGCATCATCGAGGCGGTGACCATTCCGGTGATGGCCAAGGCCCGGATCGGGCATTTCGTCGAGGCGCAGATCCTGCAGTCCTTGGGTGTGGATTACATCGACGAGTCCGAGGTGCTGACCCCGGCCGATTACACCAACCACATCGACAAGTGGCGTTTCACCGTGCCGTTCGTGTGTGGTGCGACCAATCTGGGTGAGGCGCTGCGCCGGATCACCGAGGGCGCGGCGATGATCCGGTCCAAGGGTGAGGCCGGCACCGGCGATGTCTCGAATGCGACCACTCACATGCGCAAGATCGGCGGGGAGATCCGTCGCCTGTCCTCGCTGAGTGAGGATGAGTTGTACGTGGCGGCCAAGGAGTTGCAGGCGCCCTTTGACTTGGTGGTGGAGGTGGCGCGGGCCGGCAAGCTGCCGGTCACGTTGTTCACCGCGGGCGGGATCGCCACCCCGGCTGATGCGGCGATGATGATGCAGCTCGGTGCCGAGGGTGTGTTCGTGGGTTCGGGGATCTTCAAGTCGGGCAACCCGGCGCAGCGGGCCGCCGCGATCGTCAAGGCGACCACGTTCTACGACGATCCCGATGTGTTGGCCAAGGTGTCGCGCGGGCTGGGCGAGGCCATGGTCGGCATCAACGTCGAGGACATCGCCCAGCCACACCGCCTCGCCGAACGCGGCTGGTAA
- the tesB gene encoding acyl-CoA thioesterase II, producing the protein MAIEEILDLEQLEVNIYRGGVFSPESGFLQRTFGGHVAGQSLVSAVRTVDPTFQVHSLHGYFLRPGDARAPSVYTVERIRDGGSFCTRRVSAIQHGETIFTMSASFQTDQTGIEHQDPMPDAPGPDDLPGFRSGGAFDDAGFAQFDEWDVRIVPRDRVARLPGKASQQQVWFRHRDPLPDDHVLHICALAYMSDLTLLGSAQVNHLDVRKHLMVASLDHAMWFMRPFRADEWLLYDQSSPSACGGRALTQGKIFNRYGEMVAAVMQEGLTRYQRSFTPPESS; encoded by the coding sequence ATGGCGATTGAAGAGATCCTCGATCTGGAGCAGCTCGAGGTCAACATCTATCGCGGTGGGGTGTTCAGCCCGGAGTCGGGTTTCCTGCAACGCACCTTCGGCGGCCATGTTGCCGGTCAGTCGCTGGTCTCGGCGGTGCGCACGGTCGACCCGACGTTCCAGGTGCACTCCCTGCACGGTTACTTCCTGCGCCCGGGCGATGCCAGGGCGCCATCGGTGTACACCGTCGAGCGCATCCGTGACGGTGGTTCGTTCTGCACCCGCCGGGTGAGCGCGATCCAGCACGGCGAGACGATCTTCACCATGTCGGCGTCCTTCCAGACCGACCAGACCGGTATCGAGCATCAGGACCCCATGCCCGATGCGCCAGGCCCCGACGATCTGCCCGGGTTCCGGTCCGGGGGAGCGTTCGACGACGCCGGCTTCGCGCAGTTCGACGAATGGGACGTGCGGATCGTTCCGCGGGACCGGGTGGCCCGGCTGCCGGGCAAGGCATCGCAGCAGCAGGTGTGGTTCCGCCACCGTGATCCGCTGCCCGATGACCACGTTCTGCACATCTGCGCGCTGGCCTACATGAGCGATCTGACCCTGCTGGGCTCGGCTCAGGTGAACCATCTCGACGTGCGCAAGCACCTGATGGTGGCATCGCTGGACCACGCCATGTGGTTCATGCGGCCGTTCCGTGCCGACGAGTGGCTGCTCTACGACCAGTCCTCACCGTCGGCCTGCGGCGGGCGCGCGCTGACCCAGGGCAAGATCTTCAACCGCTACGGCGAGATGGTGGCCGCCGTGATGCAGGAGGGGCTGACCCGTTACCAGCGGAGTTTCACCCCGCCAGAGAGCTCGTGA
- the pdxT gene encoding pyridoxal 5'-phosphate synthase glutaminase subunit PdxT, translating to MTPHVGVLALQGDTREHLAALREAGAEASTVRRLSELDAVDALVIPGGESTAMSHLLREFDLLEPLRARIADGLPCYGSCAGMILLASEIADAGVEGRAALPLKGIDMTVRRNAFGRQVDSFEGNIDFEGLDTPVHAVFIRAPWVERVGAGVTVLARAADHIVAVRQGSMLATAFHPEMTGDRRIHKLFVDSL from the coding sequence GTGACTCCGCACGTCGGGGTGCTCGCCCTGCAGGGCGACACCCGCGAGCATCTGGCTGCGCTGCGCGAGGCGGGCGCCGAGGCGTCGACCGTGCGAAGGCTCTCCGAGCTCGACGCGGTCGACGCGCTGGTGATCCCGGGCGGAGAGTCCACCGCGATGAGCCATCTGCTGCGCGAGTTCGATCTGCTCGAACCGTTGCGGGCGCGGATCGCCGACGGGTTGCCGTGTTACGGCTCGTGCGCCGGCATGATCCTGTTGGCCAGTGAGATCGCCGATGCCGGGGTCGAGGGCCGGGCGGCGCTGCCGTTGAAAGGTATCGACATGACGGTGCGGCGCAACGCCTTTGGCCGCCAGGTCGATTCCTTCGAGGGGAACATCGACTTCGAGGGTCTGGACACCCCGGTGCATGCGGTGTTCATCCGGGCACCATGGGTCGAGCGGGTCGGTGCCGGCGTGACCGTGCTGGCCCGCGCCGCGGACCACATCGTCGCGGTGCGCCAGGGTTCGATGCTGGCCACCGCGTTCCATCCGGAGATGACCGGAGACCGCCGGATTCACAAGCTGTTCGTCGACTCGCTCTGA